A part of Phoenix dactylifera cultivar Barhee BC4 chromosome 2, palm_55x_up_171113_PBpolish2nd_filt_p, whole genome shotgun sequence genomic DNA contains:
- the LOC103719478 gene encoding F-box/WD repeat-containing protein pof10-like, which translates to MQEATNEDKKKRGGRKRGRTGSSSGSDSRILSVFELRQQFSWNPEVMERLPGELCVKIFHLFDHQTLATALQVCRKWRKLGSDNALWSSLFKERWGEDSASFYAPQDSKTWKDVYIAQDRCDRYGLGLKIIREGVDYYLIHQGEIQRYLGSCRHQTSWDSGPLLQDKLEQQRLEISDKMLFFIGDLEAACADARHVRM; encoded by the exons ATGCAAGAGGCGACAAATG AAGACAAGAAGAAACGGGGAGGTAGAAAGAGGGGCCGAACCGGATCTTCGTCGGGCTCAGACAGCAGAATTCTCTCTGTTTTCGAACTGAGACAGCAATTCTCGTGGAATCCGGAGGTAATGGAGAGATTGCCGGGGGAGCTGTGCGTCAAGATCTTCCACCTCTTCGATCACCAAACTCTAGCAACAGCTCTCCAAG TTTGCAGAAAGTGGAGGAAATTAGGCTCTGACAATGCCCTGTGGAGCAGCCTATTCAAGGAACGATGGGGAGAAGACAGTGCTTCATTCTACGCGCCACAAGATTCCAAAACTTGGAAAGATGTCTACATAGCGCAAGATCGATGCGATAGATATGGATT GGGTTTGAAGATTATCAGAGAAGGAGTTGACTACTATCTCATTCATCAAGGTGAGATCCAACGATACCTAGGCTCTTGTAGGCATCAAACTAGCTGGGACAGCGGACCGCTGCTCCAAGATAAGCTAGAGCAGCAGCGCTTGGAGATTTCCGATAAGATGCTATTCTTTATTGGGGATCTGGAAGCTGCTTGTGCTGATGCCAGGCATGTTAGAATGTGA